The window GATGGCTCGTCGGGTGGGCACTCGGGTACGCCGCCGTCGGAGCGTCGTCCCTCGTCGTTCCACTCTACGCCATCGAATTAGGTGCCAGTGCGCTCTTCGTCGGCCTCATCGCCGCGACTGCGGCCTTCGCTGGCGCACCCGGGGCGATACTCTGGGGCCGCCTCGCCGCCCGAACGAAACGGAGACGACCGTTCGTCCTCGTCGCCCTCGTCTCGGCCGCCGGTGTCTTCGGAATTCTCACGCAGGTCGACTCACCGCTCGCAGTCCTCGTCGCGAACACACTCCTGTGGTTCGTCGTCGCCGCCGCCGCACCGGTGTTGAACCTCATCGTCGTCGAGGGTGTCCCCGCGGACCAGTGGGACCGTCGGTTCGGCGTCCTGAACCACTATCAGGGGTACGGGTGGTTGAGCGGACTCGTCGTCGGTGCAGTCTGGTCGGCGCTCGCCCCACGAGTCTTCGACCTCAGCGCTCTCGCCGTCCAGCGGTGGTTCCTCGTGATTTCCGCAGTCGCCGCCGGAGCGGGGGCACTCCTCGTTCGCGTGTGGTACCCGGACCAGTCGACCCTCTCGGCCACACGGTTCGCGCGTCTCTCTGCCGGAATCCGTCGACAGAGCGGTCTCATCGGGCGCTCAGTCCGTGCGGTTCCCTACGGTCCGTCGCGGATGTACTGGGCACTGCAAGGACTCGATATCGGCGACTTGCGGAGTCGTGTCGGTCCCACGCTCCTCTCTTATCTCGCGGCCGCGACCCTCTTTTTCGTCGGCTTCTCGGTCTTCTTCGGCCCACTTCCGGCGTACCTCGTCTCGTCGGGCCGAACGGCAGACGAGGTGTTCGTCCTCTTCGTCCTCTCCAGTCTCGGGTCGGCGGTGAGTTACGCCCGCGTCGGAACGTTGACCGCAACGCACGATTCGCGGCAGTTACAGGTCGGCGCACTGGCGACGCGTGGACTCGCGTTCCCACTCGTCGCCATCGTCGGGGCGCGTCTCACTGCGGGGACGAGCCTCGTCGTCCTCGGCGCGATATTCGTCGTCGTCGGCGTCACGTGGGCCATCATCGCAGTAACGGCCACGGGAATCGTCACTCGTCTCGCCCCCGAGCAGGTTCGGGGTGACGCGCTCGGTGCGTACACGGCACTCGCCAGCCTCGGTGGGGGTATCGGGTCGGCACTCGGCGGTGTCGTCGCCGATGCGTTCGGGTACGTCGTCACCTTCGTCCTCGCCGGAGGCGTCGTGGTGACGGCGCTCGTCATCGTCTGGTCGTCGGGCGAAAAAACAGTGCGGGGCCAGTTGCTCTCAGTCGAGTGATTACTCGATTGCGTGGACTGGCGAAATCCAGACCACGAGTTCGCCATCGCGCTTGATGACGCCCTCGATGGAGTCGTCTTTCTCTAACGGCGGTTCTTCCACGTCGTTCATCGAGACGCGGACGACCTGATACACTTCGTCGACGAGCCATCCCGTCGCCGCTTCGTCTTCGAACTTGTTGGGGTCGAAGATGACGATACGTTTGGACTCTCCTTCGGCGTCGATACTGAGGAGTTCTTTCGGGTTGATGATGGACGTCGTCCGTCCGCGGAGGTCCATCACGCCCTCGACGTACTCGGGGGCGTTCGGAACGGCTGTGAGTTGTCCTTTGTCGACGATTTCGCTCACGTACTCGATGTCGACGCAGTACGTCTCCGGACCCAGTTGGAACTCGAGGACTTGCACCTCTTCTGCGGAGTCCTCCTCGACGTCGTCCTCTGCCATGTCGGTAGTGATTGCATCCTGTCGCATGGTGATTCTCGGCGGGCACACCGCCGCCTGTCTGCCTCACAGTGGACAGATTCGCTCCATAAAGGTACGTACCCGATTATCAGCCCTGATTCTTCTCGGCGAGCGTTTATATATCCGATTTCCGAACCTCGGAGATAGATGAGCGGTCAACGAAACGGCACTCCGACGACTTCTAAACGCCATCGACAGGAGGCACTCCCGACGCCTCTTTCGTCGCCTCGGCACGGCCTCCTCGGGTGGGGACGATGAGTACGTCCGCCGCCGGCGGGCCGACGCGTGCTGTCGTCGTCGACGATTCGCGGTTCATGCGGACGCTGATTCGAACACTCCTCGAAGACGCGGACGTGGAAGTCGTCGCCGACGCAAGCAACGGGAAAGAGGCGATATCGGTGGTCGATGAACATCGACCCGACGTGGTGACGATGGACATCGAGATGCCCGAGATGAACGGCCTCGACGCAGTCGAAGGCATCATGGACGAGTGTCCGACACCCGTCCTCATGCTCTCGGCCCACGCCGAAGAGGACGCAGACGTCACCTTCGAAGCACTCGACAGAGGGGCGGTGGACTTCGTCACCAAACCCGGTGGGGAAGTGACCTCCGAGATGCCTCGCGTGAAACGCGAACTCGTCGAGAAGATTCAGTCGGCGGCGGCAGTGGACCTCAGTGCGACACAGCGACGGACGCGACCACCGAAGGCCGAGTCGGAACCGCAGACCAAACCCGATTCGTCCGGTTCGGCCGCCACGTCGACGGCGCTCCCACAGGAGGGTTCGACACTCGTCGTCGGTGCATCGACCGGCGGCCCGAACGTTGTCGAACGCGTCCTCGCGGCGCTTCCTGCCGACGCGGGACTTCGCGTCCTCGTCGTACAGCACATGCCGAAGGGGTTCACCAAACGGTTCGCCGCCCGTCTCGACGGGCGGTGTGACTACGACGTCCGAGAGGCCGAAGACGGTGAACGGGTCGGTCCCGGACAGATTCGCGTCGCTCCGGGTGGCTCACACCTCCTCGTCACGGGTGACCGCGCTGGCCGACTCAAACTCGAACTCTCCGACGACGACCCACTCCACGGCGTCAAGCCAGCTATCGACCTCACGATGGCGTCTGCCGCCGAAGTCGTGGACGCACCCCTCGCCGGGGTGCTGTTGACCGGAATGGGACGCGACGGCGTCGAAGGGATGACCCGAATCAGTCGCGCAGGCGGGCACACGGTTGCACAGGACGAAGAGACGTCAGCAATCTTCGGGATGCCGAAGCGAGCCATCGAGGCAGGGTGCGTCGACGTCGTCGCACCCGACGGGCGCATCACCGAAGAAACGCTTCGCGGAATCACTACCTGACCATGGACGAAGAACTCTACCAGGCATTCATCACCGAGAGCGAAGAGAGCATCACGCAGTTGAACAACTCCCTGTTGTCGTTAGAGTCCAACCCGGAGGACACGGACGCCATCGACGACATCTTCCGACAGGCACACACCCTGAAGGGGAACTTCGGTGCGATGGGGTTCGACAACGCCGCGACGGTGGCCCACGCAGTCGAGGACCTCCTCGACGAGATTCGGCACGACCGTCTCGACGTGACGCCCGAACGGATGGACCTCGTCTTCGACGGAATGGACCTCATCGTCGACATCCTCCACGACATCGAAGAGAACGGTGAATCCACCATCGACCCGTCGGACACGGTCGAAGAGATTCGTGCCGCCGCCGAGACCGGTGGTGACGCGGGAAACTCGAATCCGGCGGCATCTGACGAGGACGACCGCGAAGACGTCGACTTCGTCTCACTCGCCGCCGAGTGCGTCGACACCGATACTATCGACGCGGCGACGCTCGCACACGCCCACGTCGAACTGGACGCTGGCCAGATGAAGAGCGTCGACGCGGGTATCTTCCTCAGCAACATCCCCGACGTGGTCGATGTCGTCGGGTACGCCCCGTCACGAGACGCTATCGAAGGCGGGGAGTTCGACGATGGATTCGACCTGTTCGTGGCGAACCTCGCGCCCAAAGCAGTCGAATCGAGACTCGGCGACCTCTGGAAGGTCGACTCGGTCGAGACGAACGACGTATCGGACGTCCTCGACGGAGTCGTGTCGGCCGGAACGTCGCAGGAAGCGGCGCCCGATAGTTCTGACGCCGAGGCAGTACCCGGCGAGAGCGACGACGGTGCGGGCGTGGAACCAGAAGCGGATGTCGACGAATCCGCAGA is drawn from Haloferax litoreum and contains these coding sequences:
- a CDS encoding MFS transporter; the protein is MFNRPSSSTTGRDRWLVGWALGYAAVGASSLVVPLYAIELGASALFVGLIAATAAFAGAPGAILWGRLAARTKRRRPFVLVALVSAAGVFGILTQVDSPLAVLVANTLLWFVVAAAAPVLNLIVVEGVPADQWDRRFGVLNHYQGYGWLSGLVVGAVWSALAPRVFDLSALAVQRWFLVISAVAAGAGALLVRVWYPDQSTLSATRFARLSAGIRRQSGLIGRSVRAVPYGPSRMYWALQGLDIGDLRSRVGPTLLSYLAAATLFFVGFSVFFGPLPAYLVSSGRTADEVFVLFVLSSLGSAVSYARVGTLTATHDSRQLQVGALATRGLAFPLVAIVGARLTAGTSLVVLGAIFVVVGVTWAIIAVTATGIVTRLAPEQVRGDALGAYTALASLGGGIGSALGGVVADAFGYVVTFVLAGGVVVTALVIVWSSGEKTVRGQLLSVE
- a CDS encoding chemotaxis protein CheW translates to MRQDAITTDMAEDDVEEDSAEEVQVLEFQLGPETYCVDIEYVSEIVDKGQLTAVPNAPEYVEGVMDLRGRTTSIINPKELLSIDAEGESKRIVIFDPNKFEDEAATGWLVDEVYQVVRVSMNDVEEPPLEKDDSIEGVIKRDGELVVWISPVHAIE
- a CDS encoding protein-glutamate methylesterase/protein-glutamine glutaminase, with the translated sequence MSTSAAGGPTRAVVVDDSRFMRTLIRTLLEDADVEVVADASNGKEAISVVDEHRPDVVTMDIEMPEMNGLDAVEGIMDECPTPVLMLSAHAEEDADVTFEALDRGAVDFVTKPGGEVTSEMPRVKRELVEKIQSAAAVDLSATQRRTRPPKAESEPQTKPDSSGSAATSTALPQEGSTLVVGASTGGPNVVERVLAALPADAGLRVLVVQHMPKGFTKRFAARLDGRCDYDVREAEDGERVGPGQIRVAPGGSHLLVTGDRAGRLKLELSDDDPLHGVKPAIDLTMASAAEVVDAPLAGVLLTGMGRDGVEGMTRISRAGGHTVAQDEETSAIFGMPKRAIEAGCVDVVAPDGRITEETLRGITT